In the genome of Chelmon rostratus isolate fCheRos1 chromosome 24, fCheRos1.pri, whole genome shotgun sequence, one region contains:
- the LOC121627451 gene encoding SLIT and NTRK-like protein 5 — protein sequence MHIWILKIILLIASSLRLIEMYDNYGEICRSLCTCEEKEGILTVSCENRGIIRLTEVSPVHFSMYHLLLTGNLLKKLSVNDFINYTGVTILHLGNNDISEIESGAFNGLQGLKRLHLNNNKIEVLRDDTFAGLESLEYLQIDYNYITNIEPNALSKLHQLTVMILNDNLLSAMPPNIFRNVPLTHLDLRGNRLKMFPYIGLLEHMDKVVELQLEENPWNCSCELIALKAWLESIAYTALVGEVVCETPFRLHGRDLDEVSKQELCPRRPLEDTVRPAPPSSTNGYYQTTPAAVTASATSSAVFRSSSRPTKGTRQFNRTRLKPTSRIPGGNPYNYGPIIAFQTKSPVPLDCPTACTCNLQISEIGLNVNCQERKIESISDLKPKPYNPKKMYLTGNYIPVVRRSDFVDATGLDLLHLGNNRISLIHDRAFGDLTNLRRLYLNGNLMDRLTGEMFFGLQNLQYLYLEYNKIKEVDAGTFRYLPNLQLLFLNNNLLKTLPVGIFSSLSLSRLNLRNNHFQNLPVSGVLDQLKLLVQIDLFENPWDCSCDIVGMKIWLEQLSAGTVVNEVVCETPRRHTGLDLRSIQSEQLCPDYSDAYVSPTTPTDEPMDDRVVTTDAPQKFNTPSSTVPLSVLILSLLLVFIMSVFVAAGLFVVVMKKRKKSQSDRTSTNNSDVSSFNLQYSLYSNRSGPKVKAPAGHVYEYIPHPMGHMCKNPIYRSREGNTVEDYRDLHELKVTYRSTPDEERDSSTMRSPTYSVSTIEPRENPSPVQDADHFFRGILEPDKQPPHQSIASIPAGANLEYKYTGPVSYTYNPNFDVRRQFLHPERIRETVLYGTAPSTVYVEPNRNEYLELKAKLQSEPDYLEVLEKQTTFSQF from the coding sequence ATGCATATCTGGATCCTAAAAATAATCCTTCTGATTGCATCATCTCTGAGGCTGATCGAGATGTATGACAATTATGGGGAGATCTGTCGAAGCCTGTGCACGTGCGAGGAGAAGGAAGGGATCCTGACGGTGAGCTGCGAGAACCGGGGGATCATCAGACTGACGGAGGTCAGCCCCGTCCATTTCTCCATGTACCACCTCCTGCTGACAGGGAACCTCCTGAAGAAGCTGTCAGTCAATGATTTCATCAATTACACCGGAGTGACTATCCTGCATTTGGGGAACAATGATATCTCCGAGATAGAGTCAGGTGCCTTCAATGGACTCCAGGGATTAAAAAGGTTGCACCTGAACAACAATAAGATTGAAGTTCTGAGGGATGACACCTTTGCAGGACTGGAGAGTTTGGAATACCTACAGATTGATTATAATTACATCACCAACATAGAGCCCAACGCCTTGAGCAAGCTGCACCAGCTGACGGTGATGATTTTGAACGACAACCTGCTCTCTGCCATGCCGCCGAATATCTTCCGGAATGTTCCCCTTACACACTTGGACCTGAGGGGGAACCGGTTAAAAATGTTCCCCTACATCGGCCTCCTGGAGCACATGGACAAGGTTGTGGAATTACAACTCGAGGAGAATCCGTGGAATTGCTCCTGTGAGCTCATTGCTCTGAAGGCCTGGCTGGAGAGTATAGCCTACACGGCTCTGGTGGGAGAGGTGGTGTGTGAGACACCGTTCAGGCTCCACGGTAGGGACCTGGATGAGGTGTCCAAGCAAGAACTCTGCCCAAGAAGACCTCTAGAAGACACGGTCAGGCCTGCACCCCCTAGCAGCACTAATGGATATTACCAGAccacacctgctgctgtcacgGCCTCCgccacctcctctgctgtttttaggTCCTCTTCTAGGCCTACCAAGGGCACACGCCAATTTAACAGAACTAGGTTAAAGCCCACTTCCCGAATACCAGGCGGTAACCCTTATAACTATGGCCCCATCATTGCTTTTCAGACCAAATCTCCTGTGCCTTTGGACTGTCCCACTGCCTGCACGTGCAACCTGCAGATATCTGAAATCGGGCTAAACGTCAACTGTCAAGAGAGAAAGATTGAAAGCATTTCTGATCTAAAACCCAAGCCATACAATCCTAAAAAGATGTATCTCACTGGAAATTACATCCCTGTGGTACGGAGATCTGATTTTGTCGATGCCACTGGATTGGATTTGCTTCACTTGGGAAACAACAGGATAAGTCTGATCCACGACCGGGCTTTTGGGGATTTAACCAACCTGCGTAGGCTGTATTTAAATGGTAATCTCATGGACAGGCTTACAGGAGAAATGTTCTTTGGTTTGCAGAACTTGCAGTATCTTTATTTAGAGTACAACAAAATCAAGGAGGTTGACGCGGGCACTTTCCGCTACCTCCCTAATCTCCAACTGCTGTTCCTCAACAACAACCTCCTGAAAACCTTACCCGTGGGCATCTTTTCCAGCCTCTCCCTGTCCAGGCTTAATCTGCGCAACAACCATTTCCAAAACCTGCCTGTGAGTGGTGTTTTAGATcagctgaagctgctggtgCAGATTGATCTGTTCGAAAACCCCTGGGACTGCTCCTGCGACATAGTGGGAATGAAGATATGGCTGGAGCAGCTCAGCGCAGGAACTGTGGTCAACGAGGTCGTGTGCGAGACGCCCAGACGCCACACAGGACTGGACCTGCGCTCGATCCAGTCCGAGCAGCTCTGCCCGGACTACTCCGACGCTTATGTCTCACCGACTACCCCTACGGACGAGCCCATGGACGACCGGGTCGTCACCACCGATGCCCCGCAGAAGTTCAATACCCCCAGCAGCACTgtccccctctctgtcctcatccTCAGCCTCCTGCTTGTTTTCATCATGTCCGTCTTCGTGGCCGCGGGGCTGTTTGTGGTGGTGATGAAAAAGCGCAAAAAGTCGCAGAGTGACCGCACGAGCACCAACAACTCAGACGTCAGCTCCTTTAACCTGCAGTACAGCCTCTACAGCAACCGCTCCGGCCCCAAAGTCAAGGCCCCGGCCGGCCACGTCTATGAGTACATCCCCCACCCCATGGGCCACATGTGCAAAAACCCCATTTACAGGTCACGAGAAGGGAACACAGTGGAGGATTACCGTGACCTACATGAGCTCAAGGTCACGTACAGGAGTACCCCGGATGAGGAGAGGGATAGCAGTACGATGAGGAGCCCTACGTACAGTGTTAGCACCATCGAGCCACGTGAGAACCCCTCCCCTGTCCAGGATGCAGACCATTTCTTCAGAGGCATCCTTGAGCCCGATAAGCAGCCCCCCCATCAGTCCATCGCGTCCATCCCAGCAGGCGCCAATTTAGAGTACAAGTACACAGGGCCTGTGTCATACACATACAACCCGAATTTTGATGTCAGACGGCAGTTCTTGCACCCGGAGAGGATAAGAGAAACAGTGCTCTATGGCACAGCACCCAGTACTGTTTATGTTGAGCCCAACAGAAATGAGTATTTGGAGCTTAAAGCTAAACTTCAGTCTGAGCCCGATTACCTCGAAGTTCTGGAGAAACAGACCACCTTTAGCCAGTTCTGA